A genomic segment from Saprospiraceae bacterium encodes:
- a CDS encoding cytidine deaminase has protein sequence MRRMHLKTEVQVFKKEEMEKAEQALLEAALQACDQAYAPYSDFRVGVALSLDNGHIVKGANQENAAYPMCICAEPVALSNAKMAFPAAKILTMAIRIKSGRQKISEPAAPCGACRQMISEYESRQQAPITLLLQAEEGEVYKIEGIENLLPLSFNGTFLT, from the coding sequence ATGAGGCGAATGCATCTAAAGACGGAAGTCCAAGTGTTCAAAAAGGAAGAAATGGAGAAAGCCGAACAAGCACTCCTTGAGGCCGCCCTACAGGCCTGTGATCAAGCCTATGCGCCATACTCTGATTTTCGAGTAGGGGTCGCACTGTCCTTGGATAACGGCCATATCGTGAAGGGTGCCAATCAGGAAAACGCTGCCTATCCCATGTGTATATGCGCCGAACCCGTAGCCTTATCTAATGCAAAAATGGCTTTCCCGGCGGCAAAAATCCTGACGATGGCCATCAGGATAAAAAGTGGTCGACAAAAGATTAGCGAACCGGCGGCACCCTGTGGTGCTTGCCGACAAATGATCAGCGAGTATGAAAGTCGTCAGCAGGCCCCTATCACCCTGTTACTACAAGCAGAAGAAGGAGAGGTTTACAAAATTGAAGGAATCGAAAATTTATTGCCCTTGTCTTTCAATGGCACCTTTTTAACTTAA
- a CDS encoding saccharopine dehydrogenase family protein, with amino-acid sequence MSKVLIIGAGGVGRVVAYKCAQHPEVFSHIMLASRTQSKCDEIIADVKRDTGHQYLETAKVDAENVPELVRLIRSFQPKLVLHVALPYQDLTIMDACLEAGVNYLDTANYEPKDEAKFEYSWQWAYQDRFKEAGLMAVLGCGFDPGVTSIFTARAAKHHFDEIHYLDIVDCNAGDHGKAFATNFNPEINIREITQKGRYYENGKWIETEPHEISMDLHYPNIGPKRSYLIYHEELESLVKHFPTLKRARFWMTFGQEYLTHLRVIQNIGMARIDAVKYKGIDIIPLEFLKAVLPDPGELGENYTGETSIGCRIKGIKDGKEKTYYIWNNCSHEAAYKETGAQGVSYTTGVPAMIGAMMMMTGKWTGKGVFNVEEFNPDPFLEKLGEYGLPWEEKTGIDLEF; translated from the coding sequence ATGTCGAAAGTTTTGATCATTGGGGCCGGTGGGGTCGGCCGGGTTGTAGCTTACAAATGCGCCCAACATCCCGAAGTTTTTTCTCATATTATGTTGGCGAGTCGCACCCAGTCTAAATGTGACGAAATCATCGCTGATGTCAAAAGAGATACAGGTCATCAGTATTTGGAAACAGCAAAAGTGGATGCCGAAAACGTACCTGAACTGGTGCGACTCATCCGGTCTTTTCAACCCAAGCTGGTCCTGCACGTCGCTTTACCCTATCAAGATTTGACCATCATGGATGCTTGTCTCGAAGCTGGCGTCAATTACCTGGACACGGCCAATTACGAACCCAAAGACGAAGCCAAATTCGAGTACAGCTGGCAATGGGCATACCAGGATCGCTTTAAAGAGGCGGGGCTGATGGCTGTCTTAGGTTGTGGTTTTGATCCAGGGGTGACGAGCATTTTTACAGCGCGGGCTGCCAAGCATCATTTTGACGAAATCCACTACCTGGATATTGTAGATTGCAATGCGGGTGACCATGGCAAGGCTTTTGCGACCAATTTCAATCCAGAGATTAATATTCGGGAAATTACCCAGAAAGGCCGTTATTATGAAAATGGAAAATGGATTGAAACCGAACCCCACGAGATTTCGATGGATCTTCATTACCCCAATATCGGACCAAAAAGGTCTTACCTCATCTATCACGAGGAATTGGAGTCATTGGTCAAGCATTTCCCAACCCTAAAACGAGCCCGCTTTTGGATGACTTTTGGCCAGGAATACCTTACGCACCTTCGCGTGATCCAAAATATTGGAATGGCCCGAATCGATGCAGTCAAGTACAAAGGCATCGATATCATTCCCCTGGAGTTTCTGAAAGCCGTCTTACCTGATCCCGGCGAATTAGGCGAAAACTACACTGGCGAAACCTCCATTGGTTGCCGGATAAAGGGGATCAAAGACGGTAAAGAAAAGACCTATTATATCTGGAACAACTGCAGCCATGAGGCGGCCTATAAAGAAACGGGTGCCCAAGGTGTTTCCTATACGACTGGCGTGCCTGCTATGATCGGCGCCATGATGATGATGACCGGTAAATGGACCGGCAAAGGCGTCTTTAATGTGGAAGAATTCAACCCTGATCCTTTCTTGGAGAAACTCGGAGAATACGGTTTACCATGGGAGGAAAAAACGGGAATAGACCTGGAATTTTAA
- the nspC gene encoding carboxynorspermidine decarboxylase, with the protein MNINYQAVPSPSFVLEEARLRQNLTLIQGVQEAADVSIILALKGFSMWKVFPFVKQYLKGATASSLYEARLIFEEMGVKAHTYSPAYLPDEFEEILGYSSHITFNSISEYHRYQKRLAAFPVKVSPGIRVNPEYSPVEVALYNPAAPGSRLGEMVEAFAAGLPEGVEGLHFHTLCESGADDLEKVLAAFEKRFAHFLPQLKWVNFGGGHLMTRKGYDLDLLIRLLKDFRQRHGVEVILEPGSAIAWETGVLVASVLDIIESRGIKTAILDVSFTAHMPDTLEMPYRPRIVGASDPVEGLPTYRMGGVSCLAGDFMSAYSFPHELQVGDRVILEDMIHYTMVKTTMFNGVKHPSICIWKENGSLEVVRTFQYEDYKHRMS; encoded by the coding sequence ATGAATATAAATTATCAAGCGGTGCCTTCGCCCTCCTTTGTGTTGGAGGAGGCCCGCCTTCGTCAAAATCTGACCCTGATTCAAGGTGTCCAGGAAGCTGCGGATGTCTCTATTATCCTGGCCCTGAAAGGCTTTTCGATGTGGAAGGTTTTCCCCTTTGTCAAGCAATACTTGAAGGGAGCAACGGCTAGTTCACTGTATGAAGCTCGACTTATTTTTGAGGAAATGGGGGTTAAAGCACATACCTATTCACCGGCCTATCTCCCCGACGAATTTGAGGAAATACTTGGTTATAGTAGTCATATTACCTTTAATTCCATTAGTGAATACCATCGTTACCAAAAACGCCTGGCAGCTTTTCCTGTCAAAGTATCGCCAGGTATCCGCGTCAACCCAGAGTACTCGCCCGTGGAAGTTGCACTATACAACCCAGCCGCCCCAGGATCCAGATTGGGCGAAATGGTGGAAGCTTTTGCAGCCGGTCTGCCGGAGGGCGTCGAAGGTTTGCATTTTCACACCCTTTGCGAATCAGGGGCCGATGACCTGGAAAAGGTATTGGCCGCATTCGAAAAGCGCTTTGCCCATTTTTTGCCCCAACTCAAATGGGTCAACTTTGGCGGCGGACACCTGATGACGCGCAAAGGCTATGATCTAGATTTACTAATACGCCTGTTAAAGGACTTTAGGCAGCGGCATGGCGTGGAGGTGATCCTGGAGCCAGGAAGCGCCATCGCCTGGGAAACGGGTGTTTTAGTCGCTTCGGTCCTGGATATCATCGAAAGCAGAGGCATTAAAACAGCCATTTTGGATGTCTCCTTTACGGCCCACATGCCCGATACCTTGGAAATGCCCTATCGCCCCCGTATTGTCGGCGCCAGCGATCCCGTCGAGGGCCTCCCCACCTATCGAATGGGCGGTGTGAGTTGCCTGGCTGGCGATTTTATGTCAGCCTATAGCTTTCCGCATGAACTTCAAGTGGGAGATCGGGTTATATTGGAAGATATGATCCATTATACGATGGTCAAAACCACCATGTTTAATGGGGTAAAGCATCCTAGTATATGTATTTGGAAGGAGAACGGAAGTTTGGAGGTCGTCAGAACCTTCCAGTACGAAGATTACAAGCACCGAATGTCATAA
- a CDS encoding lipid II flippase MurJ — translation MINTTSFYHQVLRISPLRAMQLFNVSRQGSLILIAILLAQFNLPTALLGNYEQLLFLGNLLTFFWISGLVQGLLSHYPVLSEPDQKRLLFNSFFLLLGLAVGLFLLAYWAKTFLWTSLLQQDNLLYYDLFLVYLCLNFPTHLVENFLLLQKKGIQILLFGLFSFSLQLLLMVGPVYLGWDFRYSFYGLVVVASVKFSYLFFMVWQQGIWKLDLTLVKQWLKLSWPLVLYAILGGLLPAYDGWLVGYLFDGDEKMFAIFRYGARELPLALALTNAFSSAMLPEIATGGHEALIEMKRRSVKLFHLLFPLSLFLMLASDALFPLLFNEDFVASAFVFRIYLLVIISRVVFSSTILISRQDNAMITKIGLIELLVNILSSYILGQYFGIAGIAMGTLLAFSLEKILQVAYLHFQHKVSPKDYLDFKWFFGYSALLLLSFLWTL, via the coding sequence TTGATTAATACTACTTCATTCTACCATCAGGTATTAAGGATCAGCCCGCTGAGGGCCATGCAGCTTTTTAATGTTTCAAGGCAAGGCAGTCTGATCCTTATCGCTATTTTATTGGCCCAATTTAATTTGCCTACGGCATTGCTAGGCAATTATGAACAGTTACTTTTTCTGGGCAATTTACTTACTTTTTTCTGGATTTCAGGTTTGGTGCAAGGCTTGCTAAGTCATTACCCTGTTCTGAGTGAGCCGGATCAGAAGCGTTTGCTTTTCAATTCTTTTTTTCTATTATTAGGGTTGGCTGTAGGGCTTTTTCTGTTAGCCTATTGGGCCAAGACATTTTTATGGACAAGCTTGCTCCAGCAGGACAACCTTTTGTATTACGATCTTTTTCTGGTTTATCTTTGTTTGAATTTCCCAACTCATTTGGTCGAAAATTTTCTGCTTTTGCAAAAAAAAGGGATTCAAATCCTGCTTTTTGGGCTATTTTCTTTTTCCTTACAGCTGCTATTGATGGTTGGGCCTGTGTACCTTGGGTGGGATTTCCGCTATAGTTTTTATGGATTAGTGGTTGTGGCTAGTGTAAAGTTTTCCTATCTCTTTTTTATGGTCTGGCAACAGGGAATTTGGAAACTGGATTTAACCCTGGTCAAACAATGGTTAAAGCTATCCTGGCCACTTGTGCTATATGCGATTTTGGGCGGACTGTTACCCGCCTATGATGGCTGGTTGGTAGGCTATTTATTTGATGGAGATGAGAAAATGTTCGCTATTTTCAGGTATGGAGCCCGGGAATTGCCCTTGGCCCTGGCCTTGACCAATGCCTTCTCTTCTGCTATGCTCCCCGAAATTGCTACTGGAGGCCATGAGGCGCTGATAGAAATGAAACGTAGGTCGGTCAAACTATTTCACTTGCTTTTTCCCCTTTCGCTGTTTTTAATGTTGGCCAGTGATGCCTTATTTCCCCTGCTTTTTAATGAAGATTTTGTAGCTAGTGCTTTTGTTTTTCGCATTTACCTATTGGTTATTATTAGTCGGGTGGTTTTTTCTTCAACCATTTTAATCAGCAGGCAGGATAATGCGATGATCACCAAAATAGGTTTGATCGAATTATTGGTCAATATCTTGAGCAGCTATATCCTGGGTCAATATTTTGGCATTGCCGGTATTGCGATGGGGACACTCCTTGCCTTCAGTCTGGAGAAAATCTTACAGGTAGCTTATCTTCACTTTCAGCACAAAGTTTCTCCTAAAGATTACCTTGATTTTAAGTGGTTTTTTGGATATTCGGCCCTACTTTTGTTGTCCTTTCTATGGACCCTTTAA
- a CDS encoding MBL fold metallo-hydrolase gives MIQCKLPGLCVFESALYQTTTTVVDTADMVLVVDPNWLPTEIARVVQYVYTIKGNRPLYLLFTHSDYDHIIAYHAFPGAKTIASASFVDNPHKAKEIEQIKAFDDKYYIQRNYAIEYPHIDIEIAKEEDYIAFENTRIRFWMAPGHNRDGLFALIEPLGIWIVGDYLSDIEFPFIYHSLSDYEETLEKAGNILSTSRPKVLVPGHGNACFEGSEMQNRLRVSSDYLQRLRLHIEGKTEFDEQWLWDQYHFPLGMKVMHEENIKIITKALNKR, from the coding sequence ATGATACAATGCAAATTACCAGGTCTATGCGTGTTTGAAAGCGCCCTTTACCAAACAACGACAACGGTAGTGGATACGGCTGATATGGTTTTGGTCGTAGACCCGAATTGGTTGCCGACAGAGATAGCAAGAGTGGTGCAATATGTCTACACGATAAAGGGAAATCGTCCACTCTACCTTTTATTCACCCACTCTGATTATGACCACATTATCGCCTATCATGCCTTTCCTGGAGCCAAAACCATTGCTTCCGCCTCCTTTGTCGACAATCCTCATAAGGCCAAAGAAATAGAACAAATCAAGGCATTTGATGATAAATATTACATTCAGCGGAATTACGCCATTGAATATCCCCATATTGATATTGAGATTGCCAAAGAGGAAGACTATATTGCTTTTGAAAACACCCGTATTCGATTTTGGATGGCGCCAGGCCACAATCGGGACGGACTTTTTGCCCTGATTGAACCCTTAGGCATTTGGATTGTTGGAGATTATTTATCAGATATCGAATTTCCATTTATTTATCACAGTCTAAGTGATTATGAGGAGACACTGGAAAAGGCGGGTAACATCCTATCTACATCCAGACCAAAGGTCTTGGTGCCAGGCCATGGAAACGCTTGTTTTGAAGGGAGTGAGATGCAAAATCGGCTCAGGGTGTCCAGTGACTACCTCCAACGATTGCGTCTACATATAGAGGGTAAAACCGAATTTGATGAACAATGGCTGTGGGACCAATACCATTTTCCTTTAGGAATGAAAGTTATGCATGAAGAAAACATTAAAATAATCACCAAAGCATTAAATAAACGCTAA
- a CDS encoding pitrilysin family protein, with translation MRLKMLFTALFAVLFANFSLQAQKPAVEKLPEGIEKVTSVEGITEYLLTSNGLKILLFPDPSQPTITVNITYLVGSRHEAYGETGMAHLLEHLVFKGTPNHPNIPQELTEHGARPNGTTSVDRTNYFETFSATEENLKWALDLEADRMVNSFIAKKDLDSEMTVVRNEFERGENSPGRILSQRIYSSAFLWHNYGKSTIGARSDIEQVPIERLQGFYRKYYQPDNAVLAVSGKINVLETLKLISEYFGKIPKPDRVLYKTYTKEPTQDGERLVTLKRTGDVQAVACAYHTAPASHPDNTKLDVLMEILTNEPSGRLYKALVESELAASQWGSIRSMRESSVAYFSADVLKEKSLEEAKNIMLQTIDEIGDNPPTEEEVERAKSSLLKNFELFFKNSSSVGLAISEFVAMGDWRLAFIYRDQLEKVTLEDVVMVSKKYFKPSNRTVGLFIPEENPDRVDIPDMPNIEELVKDYKGRAEISAGEEFDPSPANIDARTQKDEIPNSLEFAFLTKETRGDAVVGRMTLRFGDAKRLSGKAMVAQLTAAMLDKGTTKMDRQKIQDELDRLKSRVRIFGGGAAASVSLESDREHLPELISLVGDMFKSPSFPEAEFEKLKQERIAAIEQQRSDPQALASQKLSRVMNNYSKDDIRYAMDFDEQLAAINAVTIDDVKKFHKDFYGSTDGTVSLVGDFDDGVAKKALAKTFMDWKSPGKYTRIKDEHYEPKPVNETINTPDKANATFFAALSLPIGQDHPDYAAMTLGNYMLGGGFLNSRLASRIRGKDGLSYGVGSRFTGDPLDETGSFFAYAIYAPENAEKLDKAFREEIEKVVKEGFTPEEIEAAKSGWLQSQQVSRAQDNGLAGKLESNLFLNRDLSWDEALEKKVANLTPKDIHKAMIKYLDINKMVMIKAGDFEKAAKSDKP, from the coding sequence ATGCGTTTAAAAATGCTTTTCACTGCGCTTTTCGCTGTATTATTCGCGAATTTTTCTTTGCAAGCGCAGAAACCCGCTGTTGAAAAACTTCCTGAGGGAATCGAAAAGGTGACCTCTGTAGAAGGGATTACTGAATATTTATTGACCTCAAATGGTTTGAAAATCCTACTTTTCCCCGACCCGTCTCAACCCACCATTACGGTCAATATAACTTACCTCGTAGGTTCTCGTCACGAGGCATACGGAGAGACAGGGATGGCCCACTTGCTAGAACACCTTGTTTTCAAAGGAACGCCTAATCACCCGAATATTCCACAAGAATTGACGGAGCACGGCGCACGACCAAATGGTACCACCAGTGTAGACCGGACCAACTATTTTGAAACTTTTTCTGCTACCGAAGAAAACCTGAAATGGGCCCTGGATTTGGAAGCCGATCGAATGGTCAACTCTTTTATTGCCAAAAAAGACCTGGACAGTGAGATGACCGTGGTGAGAAATGAATTCGAAAGGGGCGAAAATAGTCCTGGCCGTATTCTTTCTCAAAGAATCTATTCTTCAGCCTTCTTGTGGCACAATTATGGTAAATCGACCATTGGGGCACGTTCGGATATAGAACAAGTGCCGATTGAGCGACTACAAGGTTTTTACCGCAAATATTATCAACCAGATAATGCTGTATTGGCGGTATCTGGAAAGATTAATGTGTTGGAAACCTTAAAATTAATTTCTGAGTATTTTGGTAAGATACCTAAGCCTGACAGGGTGCTTTACAAAACCTATACAAAAGAACCTACCCAAGATGGAGAACGCTTGGTTACCCTGAAACGAACGGGAGACGTCCAAGCGGTGGCTTGTGCTTATCATACGGCTCCTGCTTCTCATCCGGATAATACCAAGTTAGATGTCTTGATGGAGATTTTGACTAACGAGCCATCTGGTAGATTATATAAAGCATTGGTAGAATCAGAGCTGGCCGCTTCTCAATGGGGATCTATCCGTTCGATGAGGGAATCCAGTGTCGCTTATTTCTCAGCAGATGTGCTAAAGGAGAAATCTTTAGAAGAAGCTAAAAATATAATGCTTCAAACTATTGATGAAATAGGCGATAATCCGCCCACAGAGGAAGAAGTAGAAAGAGCCAAATCCAGTTTGCTGAAAAACTTTGAACTCTTTTTTAAGAACTCTTCCAGCGTTGGATTAGCTATCAGTGAATTTGTAGCAATGGGCGACTGGCGACTAGCCTTTATCTACCGGGACCAGTTGGAGAAAGTAACCTTGGAGGACGTGGTAATGGTCTCTAAAAAATACTTTAAACCATCCAATCGGACGGTTGGCCTATTCATTCCAGAAGAAAACCCCGATCGGGTAGATATCCCAGATATGCCCAATATCGAGGAATTGGTGAAAGATTATAAGGGCCGTGCTGAGATTTCAGCTGGAGAGGAATTTGATCCCTCACCTGCTAATATTGATGCCCGAACCCAAAAAGATGAAATCCCTAATTCCTTGGAATTCGCCTTCCTGACCAAAGAAACCCGAGGTGATGCGGTGGTAGGTCGGATGACGCTCCGTTTCGGAGATGCTAAGCGGTTGAGCGGCAAAGCCATGGTCGCTCAGTTGACTGCCGCTATGCTCGATAAGGGAACCACTAAAATGGATCGCCAGAAGATTCAGGATGAACTGGATCGTCTCAAATCGCGCGTAAGGATATTTGGCGGTGGTGCGGCAGCAAGTGTTTCCCTGGAATCAGATCGCGAACACCTGCCCGAATTAATTTCGTTGGTAGGAGATATGTTTAAGTCACCTAGCTTTCCGGAAGCAGAATTTGAAAAATTAAAGCAAGAACGAATTGCCGCTATCGAACAACAACGGTCCGATCCACAAGCTTTAGCCTCTCAAAAATTGAGCCGCGTGATGAATAATTATTCAAAAGATGACATTCGTTATGCGATGGATTTCGACGAACAATTGGCGGCGATCAATGCAGTGACCATAGACGATGTGAAGAAATTCCATAAAGATTTTTATGGTTCAACTGACGGCACGGTTTCATTGGTAGGCGATTTTGACGATGGTGTGGCTAAGAAAGCCCTTGCCAAGACTTTTATGGACTGGAAAAGCCCTGGCAAATACACCAGGATTAAGGACGAACATTACGAGCCAAAGCCAGTGAACGAAACCATCAATACGCCAGATAAGGCCAATGCGACTTTCTTCGCTGCTCTTAGCCTGCCTATCGGTCAGGATCATCCTGATTACGCGGCAATGACATTGGGCAATTATATGTTGGGTGGTGGATTTCTCAACTCTCGACTGGCTTCCCGTATTCGGGGCAAAGATGGCTTGAGCTACGGTGTCGGTTCTCGCTTCACCGGCGACCCCTTGGATGAAACGGGTTCCTTTTTCGCTTATGCCATTTACGCTCCTGAGAATGCCGAAAAACTAGATAAAGCCTTCCGGGAAGAGATCGAAAAAGTGGTCAAAGAAGGTTTTACACCAGAAGAAATTGAGGCCGCCAAATCCGGTTGGTTACAAAGCCAGCAGGTAAGCCGCGCTCAGGATAATGGATTGGCCGGAAAACTCGAATCGAATCTTTTCTTGAACAGGGATTTGAGTTGGGATGAGGCACTGGAAAAGAAAGTAGCTAATTTGACGCCAAAGGATATTCATAAAGCGATGATCAAATACTTGGACATCAATAAAATGGTCATGATTAAAGCTGGAGATTTCGAAAAGGCAGCAAAGTCAGATAAGCCTTAG
- a CDS encoding saccharopine dehydrogenase C-terminal domain-containing protein encodes MKNILIIGAGRSSSALIKYVLELAKEKNCFVTVADADPQMAEAKVGDHPNGRSAWLDVLKVNDRKDLISRADIVVSLLPAHLHLEVAHDCIKMRKHLITASYVSQEMYRLGDEARDRELIFMGEMGLDPGIDHMSAKQKIEEIQALGGKITAFRSFTGGLIAPESDDNPWHYKFTWNPRNVVLMGQGTAQYLEGGKLKFLPYNRLFKEYRSVEVPGLGNNYEVYANRDSLLYKDIYGLKGIPNILRGTFRPPGFCDAWNALIKIGLTDGSFPILNSGEITYHEWLDGYVNGISGSSVKERIANLIEEDIDSPVMQKLDWLGIFRKKKIKLSNATPALILEHLLLEKWKLSKGDRDMVVMQHEFEYKLQGKKHLLESTLILKGDNEMETAMSKLVGLPMGIFVRLVMEGKITSTGVNIPVMKEVYEPVLAELQNFGVVFKERERILD; translated from the coding sequence ATGAAAAATATTCTAATCATTGGAGCGGGAAGATCCTCCTCTGCATTAATAAAATACGTTCTTGAGCTAGCAAAGGAAAAAAACTGTTTTGTCACGGTGGCCGATGCTGATCCCCAAATGGCGGAGGCAAAAGTAGGCGACCATCCCAATGGCAGATCAGCTTGGCTGGATGTCCTCAAAGTCAATGACCGAAAAGACTTAATAAGCAGGGCCGATATTGTTGTATCTTTACTCCCCGCCCACCTTCACCTGGAAGTAGCTCATGATTGTATAAAAATGAGGAAACACCTGATTACGGCCTCCTATGTGTCACAAGAAATGTATCGCCTTGGCGATGAGGCCAGAGACCGGGAGTTGATTTTTATGGGAGAAATGGGGCTAGATCCGGGCATAGATCATATGTCTGCCAAACAAAAAATAGAAGAAATTCAGGCATTAGGCGGCAAAATTACAGCATTTAGGTCTTTCACAGGTGGTTTGATAGCTCCTGAAAGCGATGACAATCCCTGGCATTATAAATTCACCTGGAACCCACGAAACGTCGTGTTAATGGGGCAGGGAACGGCCCAATACCTGGAGGGCGGAAAGCTTAAGTTTTTGCCCTATAACCGCCTGTTCAAAGAATATAGGTCGGTAGAAGTTCCAGGGCTGGGTAATAATTATGAGGTATATGCCAACAGAGACTCCTTGCTTTATAAAGATATTTATGGCTTAAAAGGTATTCCGAACATTTTGCGTGGCACCTTCCGCCCTCCTGGCTTTTGCGATGCCTGGAATGCCCTGATTAAGATAGGACTCACAGATGGTTCTTTCCCAATCCTGAATTCGGGTGAAATTACCTATCATGAATGGTTGGACGGATATGTCAATGGCATTAGTGGCAGTTCGGTTAAAGAAAGGATAGCCAATCTCATCGAGGAGGACATCGATTCTCCCGTCATGCAAAAACTGGATTGGCTTGGAATATTCCGCAAAAAGAAGATAAAATTGTCAAATGCTACGCCAGCCCTTATTTTGGAGCATTTGCTACTGGAAAAATGGAAACTCAGTAAAGGCGATAGAGACATGGTCGTCATGCAGCATGAATTTGAATATAAACTACAAGGAAAAAAACACCTCTTGGAATCTACCCTTATCCTGAAAGGTGACAATGAGATGGAAACGGCCATGTCAAAACTGGTTGGATTACCAATGGGTATTTTTGTTCGATTGGTCATGGAGGGGAAAATTACCTCAACCGGCGTAAATATCCCAGTGATGAAAGAGGTCTACGAACCCGTGCTAGCTGAATTGCAAAACTTTGGTGTCGTCTTTAAGGAACGAGAAAGAATTCTTGATTAA